One window of the Archangium primigenium genome contains the following:
- the bshB1 gene encoding bacillithiol biosynthesis deacetylase BshB1 yields the protein MSPIATVHGLEVLAFGPHPDDVELFCGGLLASLASQGHRTGIVDLTRGEKSSRGRPETRLAETEAASRVLGLTVRENLELPDGWIHPWGGFEAPEPERARTAPVARVVEVLRRLRPELVLVPWWHERHPDHEATSALVTRALFFAAVRKFETEPPGEPFTPRQVLYYPMRHQAEPSFVVDVTAVHTRKMQAVRCYASQVEARIEGPQTLVGSPLSLTSLEARDRFYGARIGVAHGEPYVLRETLGLKDPVEHFRRNAFARPLFFPDPT from the coding sequence ATGAGCCCGATCGCCACGGTCCACGGCCTGGAAGTTCTCGCCTTCGGCCCCCACCCGGACGATGTCGAGCTGTTCTGCGGCGGACTGCTCGCGAGCCTGGCGAGCCAGGGCCACCGCACCGGCATCGTGGACCTGACGCGCGGCGAGAAGAGCTCGCGGGGCAGGCCCGAGACCCGGCTCGCCGAGACCGAGGCGGCCTCGCGCGTGTTGGGGCTCACCGTGCGCGAGAACCTGGAGCTGCCCGACGGGTGGATCCACCCCTGGGGAGGCTTCGAGGCGCCCGAGCCCGAGCGCGCGCGCACCGCCCCGGTGGCGCGTGTGGTCGAGGTGCTGCGCCGCCTGCGGCCCGAGCTCGTGCTCGTGCCGTGGTGGCACGAGCGGCACCCGGACCACGAGGCCACCAGCGCGCTGGTGACGCGGGCGCTGTTCTTCGCCGCGGTGCGCAAATTCGAGACCGAGCCGCCCGGGGAGCCGTTCACGCCGAGGCAGGTCCTCTACTACCCCATGCGCCACCAGGCCGAGCCGTCCTTCGTGGTCGACGTGACGGCGGTCCACACGCGCAAGATGCAGGCCGTGCGCTGCTACGCGAGCCAGGTGGAGGCACGCATCGAGGGGCCGCAGACGCTGGTGGGCTCGCCCCTGTCACTCACCTCGCTGGAGGCGCGGGATCGTTTCTACGGCGCGCGCATCGGCGTGGCCCATGGCGAGCCCTACGTGCTGCGCGAGACCCTGGGCCTGAAGGATCCGGTGGAGCATTTTCGTCGGAATGCCTTCGCCCGGCCCCTGTTCTTCCCCGATCCGACATGA
- the bshC gene encoding bacillithiol biosynthesis cysteine-adding enzyme BshC, with amino-acid sequence MASSFSSAWLRGDPRALEFLPEWYRHRSARVDTANTASTRAVSPALHAALVAQNARLAPSAARERHLELLARPGTTVVVTGQQVGLFLGPLYTVYKAASAIVTARALAEETGRPCVPLFWLQTEDHDLPEIDHTFVPGATGRLVRVALEVPDAARSRIPVAHRTLGASVTSALATLRAELGDLAHADEFLGLLERAYRPEATLADAFAEVLSTLFADEGLVFLDPRDPRLAPLGAPVHRKALEDAAPLSQKLAAWVDALTHQGFAEQVHIRPGSPLGFVSPEAPEGARYRLDPTETPDTWSLVGHPEGARVTTAQLRAWLEREPTRFTTSALLRPILQDTLLPTAAYVGGPGEIAYFAQMAPLYAHFGLPPPLVIPRARFRVLDDSVLRLLGKLQLSADEVSVPADTLLARLVARDSGEALSPPEAVEAQLLGTFAAELARLGERTASFEPGFARALTRTDQTVRRGISRLVARYGRVLAQRDEVTRERIARVQALLFPNGAPQERVHGPPSYASRLGGRAFTRRVLEACEPFCGDQKDLRT; translated from the coding sequence GTGGCCTCTTCGTTCTCATCAGCCTGGCTGCGCGGTGATCCGCGCGCGCTCGAATTCCTGCCCGAGTGGTATCGGCACCGCTCCGCCCGCGTCGACACCGCGAACACGGCGAGCACCCGCGCGGTTTCTCCCGCGCTCCACGCGGCGCTCGTGGCCCAGAACGCTCGACTCGCACCGAGCGCCGCCCGCGAGCGTCACCTGGAGCTGCTCGCCCGCCCCGGGACCACGGTCGTCGTGACGGGGCAGCAGGTGGGGCTGTTCCTCGGTCCGCTCTACACCGTGTACAAGGCCGCCTCCGCGATCGTCACGGCCCGCGCGCTCGCCGAGGAGACGGGACGCCCCTGTGTCCCCCTCTTCTGGTTGCAGACCGAGGACCACGATCTGCCGGAGATCGACCACACCTTCGTGCCCGGCGCCACGGGAAGGCTCGTGCGGGTGGCCCTCGAGGTGCCCGACGCGGCGCGCTCGCGAATCCCGGTCGCCCACCGCACGCTCGGCGCGAGCGTCACCAGCGCCCTCGCCACGCTGCGCGCCGAGCTGGGGGACCTCGCGCATGCGGACGAATTCCTGGGCCTGCTCGAGCGCGCCTACCGCCCCGAGGCGACGCTGGCGGACGCCTTCGCCGAGGTCCTCTCCACCCTCTTCGCGGACGAAGGGCTCGTGTTCCTCGATCCGAGGGATCCGCGCCTCGCGCCCCTCGGCGCGCCCGTGCACCGCAAGGCCCTCGAGGACGCCGCGCCCCTCTCCCAGAAGCTCGCCGCGTGGGTCGACGCGCTGACCCACCAGGGCTTCGCCGAGCAGGTCCACATCCGTCCGGGTTCGCCCCTGGGCTTCGTCTCGCCCGAGGCACCCGAGGGCGCGCGCTACCGATTGGACCCCACCGAGACGCCGGACACCTGGAGCCTGGTGGGCCACCCGGAGGGTGCGCGCGTGACCACGGCCCAGCTCCGTGCCTGGCTCGAGCGCGAGCCCACGCGCTTCACGACCTCCGCCCTGCTGCGTCCCATCCTCCAGGACACCCTGCTGCCCACGGCGGCCTACGTGGGCGGGCCCGGGGAGATCGCCTACTTCGCGCAGATGGCGCCCCTGTACGCGCACTTCGGCCTGCCCCCGCCGCTCGTCATCCCCCGCGCCCGCTTCCGCGTCCTCGATGACAGCGTGCTGCGCCTGCTCGGCAAGCTCCAGCTCTCGGCCGATGAGGTGAGCGTCCCGGCGGACACCCTGCTCGCCCGCCTCGTCGCCCGCGACTCCGGCGAGGCCCTCTCGCCCCCCGAGGCCGTCGAGGCCCAGTTGTTGGGCACCTTCGCCGCCGAGCTCGCGCGCCTGGGCGAGCGCACCGCCTCCTTCGAGCCGGGTTTCGCCCGGGCCCTCACCCGCACCGACCAGACGGTCCGCCGGGGCATCTCCCGCCTCGTGGCCCGCTACGGCCGCGTCCTCGCCCAGCGCGACGAGGTGACACGCGAGCGCATCGCCCGCGTCCAGGCCCTGCTCTTTCCCAACGGCGCCCCTCAGGAGCGCGTGCACGGGCCGCCGTCCTACGCGAGCCGTCTGGGCGGCCGGGCCTTCACCCGCCGGGTGCTCGAGGCCTGCGAGCCCTTCTGCGGCGATCAGAAGGATCTGCGCACATGA
- a CDS encoding PIG-L family deacetylase — translation MRTWVIFGMALAVSLGGASAALGQTPRQPHAGEIAAGLRRLGVTGSVLYVAAHPDDENTRLLAWLAGGRGLRAGYLSMTRGDGGQNLIGTEQDELLGLIRTHELLAARRVDGAEQFFTRARDFGYSKSAEETLRVWGHDAVLADVVLAIRRFRPDVIVTRFTTKPPNHGHHTASALLAAEAFTAAADPSRFPEQLGTLQPWKADRLLNNVSTWNLKPDADMSAYLQADVGGYDPLLGRSWGEVAAESRSQHKSQGFGVAAERGPLMEYFAPLDGTRPKSDLFEGLELTWRRWGGTEPVSQAIDAAVRGFDVRAPHQSLPALLRVHEALSALPDGNTWKALKLRETETLMAACAGLFLEARAAEPTAVPGGRVKLELTALNRSPAALKWVGVVLPGGETVDVGAALAEGKPSMRSQPVALPTEARISTPYWLREPVAGGLYALAERDRALTGQPEGEPALAVTFVYELGGKRFSVVRPVVHVWTDPVRGELSRAFEVVPAVTATPEQAVLMFPNGKPRAVPVVLAAGRAEVSGTVRFEVPAGWRAEPASLPFQLAARGDERTVHVQLTPPPGAVERARLRIVVDSGGRSESWRVRTVTHEHIPPLAVRQPAEATLVPVALAMKGRRLGYIPGPGDRVAESLAAVGYEVTVLPEEVLAAEKLERFDAVLVGVRAFNANPRLGLHREKLLRYVEGGGRLVVQYNTNSRVGPLTTFVGPYPLEIGRERVTDETAVMTPVASKDPLLLAPNRLVPADYEGWVQERGLYFATNWDTHYRPVFSLNDPGEAPLQGGLLVARHGKGTFIYTGLAFFRQLPAGVPGAYRLLANLLAR, via the coding sequence ATGCGCACCTGGGTGATTTTCGGAATGGCACTGGCCGTGAGTCTTGGAGGAGCGTCGGCGGCACTCGGACAGACGCCCCGGCAGCCGCACGCGGGAGAGATCGCCGCGGGCCTGCGGCGGCTCGGGGTGACGGGCAGCGTGCTCTATGTCGCGGCCCACCCCGACGACGAGAACACGCGGCTGCTGGCGTGGCTCGCGGGTGGACGCGGACTGCGCGCGGGCTACCTGTCGATGACGCGGGGCGACGGAGGACAGAACCTCATCGGCACCGAGCAGGACGAGCTGCTCGGGCTCATCCGCACCCACGAGCTGCTCGCGGCGCGCCGCGTCGATGGCGCAGAGCAGTTCTTCACCCGGGCGCGGGACTTTGGCTATTCCAAGAGCGCGGAGGAGACACTGCGCGTGTGGGGTCATGACGCGGTGCTCGCCGACGTCGTGCTCGCCATCCGTCGCTTCCGGCCGGATGTGATCGTGACGCGCTTCACGACGAAGCCGCCCAACCACGGCCACCACACCGCGTCGGCGCTGCTGGCCGCCGAGGCCTTCACCGCCGCGGCGGACCCCTCCCGCTTTCCCGAGCAGCTCGGGACGCTCCAGCCGTGGAAGGCGGACCGGCTGCTCAACAACGTCTCCACCTGGAACCTCAAGCCGGACGCGGACATGTCCGCCTACCTCCAGGCGGATGTGGGCGGGTACGATCCGCTCCTCGGGCGCTCGTGGGGCGAGGTCGCGGCGGAGAGCCGCAGCCAGCACAAGAGCCAGGGCTTCGGCGTGGCGGCCGAGCGCGGGCCCCTGATGGAGTACTTCGCGCCGCTCGACGGGACCCGCCCGAAGTCCGACCTTTTCGAGGGGCTGGAGCTCACGTGGCGGCGGTGGGGCGGCACGGAGCCGGTGAGCCAGGCCATCGACGCGGCGGTGCGCGGCTTCGATGTGCGCGCCCCCCACCAGAGCCTCCCGGCGCTGCTGCGCGTGCACGAGGCGCTCTCGGCGCTGCCGGACGGCAACACGTGGAAGGCCCTCAAGTTGCGCGAGACCGAGACGCTCATGGCCGCGTGCGCGGGCCTGTTCCTGGAGGCCCGCGCGGCGGAGCCCACGGCCGTGCCGGGGGGACGGGTGAAGCTGGAGCTGACGGCGTTGAACCGCTCGCCCGCCGCGTTGAAGTGGGTGGGGGTGGTGCTTCCCGGTGGAGAGACCGTGGACGTGGGGGCGGCGCTGGCCGAGGGCAAGCCCTCCATGCGCTCGCAGCCGGTGGCGCTTCCCACGGAGGCACGCATCTCCACGCCGTACTGGTTGCGCGAGCCCGTGGCGGGCGGCCTCTACGCGCTGGCGGAGCGGGACCGCGCGCTCACCGGCCAGCCCGAGGGCGAGCCGGCCCTGGCGGTGACCTTCGTCTACGAGCTCGGGGGCAAGCGCTTCTCCGTGGTGCGCCCGGTGGTGCATGTCTGGACGGATCCCGTGCGCGGCGAGCTGTCCCGCGCCTTCGAGGTGGTGCCGGCCGTGACGGCGACGCCGGAGCAGGCGGTCCTCATGTTCCCCAACGGCAAGCCGCGCGCCGTCCCCGTGGTGCTGGCGGCGGGACGCGCGGAGGTGTCGGGCACGGTCCGCTTCGAGGTGCCCGCGGGCTGGCGCGCCGAGCCCGCCTCACTGCCCTTTCAGCTCGCCGCGCGCGGGGACGAGCGCACGGTGCACGTCCAGCTCACGCCGCCCCCGGGCGCGGTCGAGCGGGCGCGGCTGCGGATCGTCGTCGACAGTGGAGGCCGCTCCGAGTCGTGGCGCGTGCGCACCGTGACGCACGAGCACATTCCCCCGCTCGCGGTGCGCCAGCCCGCGGAGGCGACCCTGGTGCCCGTGGCGCTCGCCATGAAGGGGCGGCGGCTGGGCTACATCCCCGGGCCGGGAGACCGCGTGGCCGAGAGCCTCGCGGCCGTGGGCTACGAGGTGACGGTGCTGCCCGAGGAGGTCCTGGCCGCGGAGAAGCTCGAGCGGTTCGACGCCGTCCTGGTCGGCGTGCGCGCCTTCAACGCCAACCCGCGCCTGGGCCTGCACCGCGAGAAGCTGCTGCGCTACGTGGAGGGGGGAGGGCGGCTGGTGGTCCAGTACAACACCAACAGCCGCGTGGGCCCGCTCACGACGTTCGTGGGCCCGTACCCCCTGGAGATCGGGCGCGAGCGCGTGACGGACGAGACGGCGGTGATGACCCCCGTGGCGTCCAAGGATCCGCTGCTGCTCGCGCCCAACCGGCTCGTGCCCGCGGACTACGAGGGCTGGGTCCAGGAGCGGGGGCTCTACTTCGCCACGAACTGGGACACGCACTACCGGCCCGTGTTCTCCCTGAATGATCCGGGCGAGGCGCCACTCCAGGGCGGCCTGCTGGTGGCCCGCCATGGCAAGGGGACGTTCATCTACACGGGCCTCGCCTTCTTCCGTCAATTGCCCGCGGGCGTGCCCGGGGCCTACCGCCTGCTCGCGAATCTGCTCGCCCGATGA
- a CDS encoding sodium:solute symporter has product MGTTAFIVGWGLWRTRGEAQTSEAFLRGGRELGWPTIGLSVMATQASAITFLSVPGQAYEDGMRFVQFYFGMPIAMILISAVFVPIYYRLNVLTAYEYLESRFDLKTRLLGALLFLIQRGLASGITLYAPAIILSAILGWPLEPTILGMGVLVILYTVTGGAKAVSQTQKQQMVVMLGGMVVAAFVIVWRLPETVSFARAVDVAGALGRMNVVSFDLDLQDRYNFWSGLTGGFFLALSYFGTDQSQVGRYLSGRSVTESRLGLLFNGVLKIPMQFLILFVGLLVFVFYQFTAPPLLFNQPLRARVQASERAVEFTRLEEVWALTQADKRVAAERYVAARDAGDVAEEARAREALQAAARAADSVRQSAKTVVSQALPGAEAKDSDYIFISFVKDWMPSGLVGLLITVILAAAMSSIASELTALGTTTTVDFYRRVLRRDATDRQVLVASKLCTVFWGLVAIGFASFASLLDNLIQAVNILGSLFYGTVLGLFLVAFFLKHVQGHAVFLAAVVSQGLVLALFVFSGIGYLWFNVIGCALVIVLGLLFQPVVSRVARA; this is encoded by the coding sequence GTGGGGACGACGGCATTCATCGTGGGCTGGGGCCTCTGGCGCACGCGCGGCGAGGCCCAGACGTCCGAGGCGTTCCTGCGCGGCGGGCGCGAGCTGGGCTGGCCCACCATCGGCCTGTCCGTCATGGCCACGCAGGCGAGCGCCATCACGTTCCTCTCCGTCCCGGGCCAGGCCTACGAGGACGGGATGCGCTTCGTGCAGTTCTACTTCGGCATGCCGATCGCGATGATCCTCATCAGCGCGGTCTTCGTGCCCATCTACTACCGGCTCAACGTCCTCACGGCGTACGAGTATTTGGAGTCGCGCTTCGACCTGAAGACGCGGCTGCTCGGCGCGCTGCTCTTCCTCATCCAGCGGGGGCTCGCCTCGGGCATCACCCTCTACGCGCCCGCGATCATTCTCTCGGCCATTCTCGGCTGGCCGTTGGAGCCCACCATCCTGGGCATGGGCGTACTGGTCATCCTCTACACGGTGACGGGCGGCGCCAAGGCCGTCAGCCAGACGCAGAAGCAGCAGATGGTGGTGATGCTGGGCGGCATGGTGGTGGCGGCGTTCGTCATCGTGTGGCGGCTGCCGGAGACGGTGTCCTTCGCGCGGGCGGTGGACGTGGCGGGCGCGCTGGGCCGGATGAACGTGGTCAGCTTCGACCTGGATCTCCAGGACCGCTACAACTTCTGGTCCGGGCTCACGGGCGGGTTCTTCCTGGCCCTGTCGTACTTCGGCACGGACCAGTCCCAGGTGGGCCGCTACCTGTCGGGCCGCTCGGTCACGGAGAGCCGACTGGGCCTGTTGTTCAACGGCGTCCTGAAGATTCCCATGCAGTTCCTCATCCTCTTCGTGGGCCTGCTGGTCTTCGTCTTCTACCAGTTCACCGCGCCCCCACTGCTCTTCAACCAGCCGCTGCGCGCGCGCGTCCAGGCGTCGGAGCGGGCGGTGGAGTTCACCCGGCTCGAGGAGGTGTGGGCCCTCACCCAGGCGGACAAGCGCGTCGCGGCCGAGCGCTACGTGGCGGCGCGGGACGCGGGCGACGTGGCCGAGGAGGCGCGGGCGCGCGAGGCGCTCCAGGCCGCCGCCCGGGCCGCCGATTCGGTCCGCCAGAGCGCCAAGACCGTGGTCTCCCAGGCCTTGCCCGGCGCGGAGGCGAAGGACTCGGACTACATCTTCATCTCGTTCGTGAAGGACTGGATGCCCAGCGGCCTCGTCGGCCTGCTCATCACCGTCATCCTGGCGGCGGCCATGAGCTCCATCGCGAGCGAGCTCACTGCCCTGGGCACGACGACCACCGTCGACTTCTACCGGCGGGTGCTGCGGCGCGACGCGACCGACCGGCAGGTGCTGGTGGCCTCCAAGCTGTGCACCGTGTTCTGGGGCCTGGTGGCCATCGGCTTCGCCAGCTTCGCCTCGCTGCTCGACAACCTCATCCAGGCGGTCAACATCCTCGGCTCGCTCTTCTATGGGACCGTGCTGGGGCTGTTCCTCGTGGCCTTCTTCCTCAAGCACGTCCAGGGCCATGCCGTCTTCCTGGCCGCCGTCGTCTCGCAGGGACTGGTTCTTGCCTTGTTCGTGTTCTCGGGCATTGGCTACCTCTGGTTCAACGTCATCGGCTGTGCCCTGGTCATCGTGCTGGGTCTGCTCTTCCAGCCCGTCGTGTCCCGCGTCGCCCGGGCGTAG
- a CDS encoding M4 family metallopeptidase, with the protein MIISNKQTPVSAPAVAATPAAPQAPTAAPTAAASKPAQGFSQASTFATAAATPAVKLSAASVASAARTSGPLALDSQRAQSAIQKSVDFLQATSLSQRGVVPSAPVAASVKPSQVFSDALGMTHVRLDRQHEGVKVFGEQVISHLDKEGNVADVTGALSTIPTGLGASPVKLSAKDALDVAQKAFGKEASRAPSSERVVVQGQDGQYHAAYHVQLDKLSDFKAGEGPSRMNYFVDANSGELLESFDQIGGFEHEVKHAQEHAAEGGVEAPGTDVPSKPLPPTAQGDDQTMYSGKVDLSTTKKADGTYTLEDTSRGGGVVTYDGQNKARASGQVQFTDKNDAWGEVTDDARTKAAVDAHYGAEMTYDFLKDVLGRNSLDDKGEKLVSYVHVDKNLVNAFWDGEKMSYGDGDGKTAGPLTTLDIAGHEIAHGLTERTAGLVYRGESGGLNEAFSDIMGTGVEWYASQKNPNVKFDWSMGEDAWKPGNKTGEALRYMNDPTQDNYSIDNYKNYPKQQEVHGSSGIANNAFYLLTEGGKNRTSGLEVKDGLGMEKSLKIFGRALTTYMTPNTTFSQARDATIKAATDLHGANSVEVQKVKDAWTAVGVESKK; encoded by the coding sequence ATGATCATCTCCAACAAGCAGACCCCGGTCTCCGCTCCCGCCGTTGCCGCCACGCCCGCCGCCCCCCAGGCGCCGACCGCCGCGCCCACCGCCGCCGCCTCCAAGCCCGCCCAGGGCTTCTCCCAGGCCTCCACCTTCGCCACCGCCGCCGCCACGCCCGCGGTGAAGCTCTCGGCCGCCAGCGTCGCCTCGGCCGCCCGCACCTCCGGCCCGCTGGCCCTGGACAGCCAGCGCGCCCAGTCCGCCATCCAGAAGTCGGTGGACTTCCTCCAGGCCACCAGCCTCAGCCAGCGCGGCGTGGTCCCCAGCGCGCCGGTGGCCGCCTCGGTCAAGCCCAGCCAGGTCTTCTCCGATGCGCTGGGCATGACGCACGTGCGCCTGGACCGCCAGCACGAGGGCGTGAAGGTGTTCGGCGAGCAGGTCATCAGCCACCTGGACAAGGAAGGCAACGTGGCGGACGTGACGGGCGCGCTGTCCACCATTCCCACGGGCCTGGGCGCCTCGCCGGTGAAGCTCAGCGCGAAGGACGCGCTGGACGTGGCCCAGAAGGCCTTTGGCAAGGAGGCCTCGCGCGCTCCTTCCTCCGAGCGGGTGGTGGTGCAGGGTCAGGACGGCCAGTACCACGCCGCCTACCACGTGCAGCTCGACAAGCTCTCGGACTTCAAGGCCGGTGAGGGCCCGAGCCGCATGAACTACTTCGTGGACGCCAACAGCGGCGAGCTCCTGGAGAGCTTCGACCAGATCGGCGGCTTCGAGCACGAGGTGAAGCACGCCCAGGAGCACGCGGCCGAGGGTGGGGTCGAGGCGCCCGGCACCGACGTCCCGTCCAAGCCCCTGCCGCCCACGGCCCAGGGTGACGACCAGACGATGTACAGCGGCAAGGTGGACCTCTCCACCACGAAGAAGGCCGACGGCACCTACACCCTCGAGGACACCTCCCGCGGCGGTGGCGTGGTGACCTACGACGGCCAGAACAAGGCGCGCGCCAGCGGCCAGGTGCAGTTCACCGACAAGAACGACGCGTGGGGCGAGGTGACGGACGACGCGCGCACCAAGGCGGCGGTGGACGCGCACTACGGCGCCGAGATGACGTACGACTTCCTCAAGGACGTGCTCGGCCGCAACTCCCTGGACGACAAGGGCGAGAAGCTCGTGTCCTACGTCCACGTGGACAAGAACCTCGTCAACGCCTTCTGGGACGGCGAGAAGATGAGCTACGGCGATGGCGACGGCAAGACGGCCGGTCCGCTCACCACGCTGGACATCGCGGGCCATGAAATCGCCCACGGCCTCACCGAGCGCACCGCGGGCCTCGTGTACCGGGGTGAGTCGGGCGGCCTGAACGAGGCCTTCAGCGACATCATGGGCACGGGCGTGGAGTGGTACGCGTCGCAGAAGAACCCGAACGTGAAGTTCGACTGGAGCATGGGCGAGGACGCCTGGAAGCCCGGAAACAAGACGGGCGAGGCGCTGCGCTACATGAACGACCCGACCCAGGACAACTACTCCATCGACAACTACAAGAACTACCCGAAGCAGCAGGAGGTCCACGGCTCCAGCGGCATCGCCAACAACGCCTTCTACCTGCTCACCGAGGGCGGCAAGAACCGCACGTCGGGCCTGGAAGTGAAGGACGGCCTCGGCATGGAGAAGAGCCTGAAGATCTTCGGCCGGGCGCTCACCACGTACATGACGCCCAACACCACCTTCTCCCAGGCGCGTGACGCCACCATCAAGGCGGCCACGGACCTGCACGGCGCCAACTCGGTGGAAGTGCAGAAGGTGAAGGACGCCTGGACCGCGGTGGGGGTCGAGTCCAAGAAGTAG
- a CDS encoding CerR family C-terminal domain-containing protein, protein MKRGHAVGETAPRRRPSEGGYAKGAETREKIIEAAFGVFAEETYLGASTRRIAAQAGVNPPALQYYFDSKEGLHRACGQALVERLMGDFASVLQEARAALESGQRATMIEAVCELMDRLADLMMPRAQDENWRRFLGRCQTHHQGPAYDLIEREFSAPLRELVTALVAGALGTKAEDTQTRLHAVLVLGQLSSLQVGADLTLNTLGWPDFAGDRAALIKKTFRDHVVRLLTAPLADPATAPPRTRR, encoded by the coding sequence ATGAAGCGTGGACATGCAGTGGGCGAGACGGCGCCACGACGGCGGCCGAGCGAGGGCGGCTACGCCAAGGGCGCGGAGACGCGCGAGAAGATCATCGAGGCGGCCTTCGGGGTGTTCGCCGAGGAGACCTACCTGGGGGCCTCGACCCGCCGCATCGCGGCCCAGGCCGGCGTCAATCCGCCCGCCTTGCAGTACTACTTCGACAGCAAGGAGGGGCTCCACCGGGCCTGCGGGCAAGCGCTCGTCGAGCGATTGATGGGCGACTTCGCGTCCGTGTTGCAGGAGGCCCGCGCAGCGCTCGAGAGCGGACAGCGGGCGACGATGATCGAGGCCGTGTGCGAGCTGATGGATCGTCTGGCGGACCTGATGATGCCCCGGGCCCAGGACGAGAACTGGCGCCGCTTCCTCGGCCGATGCCAGACCCACCACCAGGGCCCCGCTTACGACCTGATCGAGCGGGAGTTCTCCGCGCCCCTCCGGGAGCTCGTCACGGCGCTCGTCGCGGGCGCGCTGGGCACGAAGGCCGAGGACACGCAGACCCGGCTGCACGCCGTCCTCGTCCTCGGCCAGCTGTCGAGCCTGCAAGTGGGCGCGGACCTGACGCTGAACACCCTGGGCTGGCCCGACTTCGCGGGCGACCGCGCCGCGCTGATCAAGAAGACCTTTCGCGACCACGTCGTCAGGCTGCTGACCGCCCCCCTTGCGGACCCCGCCACCGCCCCACCGCGCACGAGGCGGTAG
- a CDS encoding TetR/AcrR family transcriptional regulator yields MEAAEEMFAEQGVLGTRIEDISKRAGVAVGTLYNYFEDREQLVAALMSRRRARLVKALDEVSESARGRTWHEEFEDFLRATLTHLERHRRFFSILVQGELLPPRRAGDETHGSGLDDVYARMERLVRRGVAEGVLKSTFAPLYPSLLLGMLRSALVHDRYTDMPGPFLALLEPYRDFFLTGAGAPRGNP; encoded by the coding sequence ATGGAAGCCGCCGAGGAGATGTTCGCCGAGCAGGGGGTGCTGGGCACGCGCATCGAGGACATCTCGAAGCGGGCGGGCGTGGCCGTGGGCACGCTCTACAACTACTTCGAGGACCGCGAGCAACTCGTCGCCGCGCTCATGAGCCGCCGCCGCGCCCGGCTGGTGAAGGCGCTGGACGAGGTGAGCGAGAGCGCGCGGGGCAGGACCTGGCACGAGGAGTTCGAGGACTTCCTGCGCGCGACGCTCACCCACCTGGAGCGGCACCGGCGCTTCTTCTCCATCCTGGTGCAGGGCGAGCTGCTGCCGCCCCGGCGCGCGGGCGACGAGACCCATGGCTCGGGGCTCGACGATGTCTACGCGCGCATGGAGCGGCTGGTGCGGCGGGGCGTGGCGGAGGGCGTCCTCAAGAGCACGTTCGCGCCCCTCTACCCTTCCTTGCTGCTCGGAATGCTCCGCTCGGCCCTCGTCCATGACCGGTACACGGACATGCCCGGGCCCTTCCTCGCGCTGCTGGAGCCCTACCGCGACTTCTTCCTCACAGGCGCGGGAGCGCCGCGCGGCAACCCTTGA
- a CDS encoding CheR family methyltransferase yields MTEGRALERAKAEESLEEIELDLLLEGILRRYGLDFRGYARTSLRRRVWNMVHALKLETLSALQGKVLHDSQMMDVLLQHLSVNTTTMFRDPSFFQAFRDQVVPHLFSAPFVRIWHAGCSTGEEVYSLAILLQEAGLYERSRIYATDMNVAVVERAKSGIFPLEHMREYTSNYQRAGGTCSFSDYYTANYDHAIFKNSLRKNIVFAQHNLVSDGTFNEFNVILCRNVLIYFGNPLQEHVHRLLHQSLRRFGVLALGRGETIRHTVLERDYDEVDAQERIYRRRA; encoded by the coding sequence ATGACGGAAGGACGGGCACTGGAGCGCGCGAAGGCCGAGGAGTCCCTCGAGGAGATCGAGCTGGATCTGCTGCTCGAGGGAATCCTGCGGCGCTATGGCCTGGACTTCCGGGGCTATGCCCGCACGTCCCTGCGACGCCGGGTGTGGAACATGGTGCATGCCCTGAAGCTGGAGACCCTCTCCGCGCTCCAGGGCAAGGTGCTGCACGACTCCCAGATGATGGACGTGCTCCTGCAGCACCTGTCGGTGAACACCACCACCATGTTCCGCGACCCGAGCTTCTTCCAGGCGTTCCGCGATCAGGTGGTGCCCCACCTCTTCTCCGCGCCCTTCGTGCGCATCTGGCACGCGGGCTGCTCCACCGGCGAGGAGGTGTACTCGCTCGCCATCCTCCTGCAGGAGGCGGGGCTGTACGAGCGCAGCCGCATCTACGCCACGGACATGAACGTGGCCGTGGTGGAGCGCGCCAAGTCGGGCATCTTCCCGCTCGAGCACATGCGCGAGTACACGTCCAACTACCAGCGCGCCGGCGGCACCTGCTCCTTCAGCGACTACTACACGGCCAACTACGATCACGCGATCTTCAAGAACTCGCTGCGCAAGAACATCGTCTTCGCCCAGCACAACCTGGTGAGCGACGGCACGTTCAACGAGTTCAACGTCATCCTCTGCCGCAACGTGCTCATCTACTTCGGCAACCCGCTGCAGGAGCACGTCCACCGGCTGCTGCACCAGTCCCTGCGCCGCTTCGGCGTGCTCGCCCTGGGGCGGGGCGAGACGATCCGCCACACCGTGCTGGAGCGCGACTACGACGAGGTGGATGCCCAGGAGCGCATCTACCGCCGACGCGCCTGA